In Crassostrea angulata isolate pt1a10 chromosome 4, ASM2561291v2, whole genome shotgun sequence, one genomic interval encodes:
- the LOC128182172 gene encoding uncharacterized protein LOC128182172, with protein sequence MYLTVFRALTMTGNALVSREPLLLGLLCLLIAAPSLCQDKECNQSLGLESGDVKKEQLKSSPIRAGLDVEYGRYNCCVDKPFAAWCPSNLTVENWYEVSFDGPHNVTGLRVQVPVNNVSTHDPYLTEFSVFLEHASDKLGSLRLFQHPGNDSIFQTSLVDNETEFQWPGQLVRRIRIVVRNYTTEPCFRLEVLGCPIDAITENVVPVKIQPPKLRFMYVDMSSMSMECMVQDKKVYGVRYWVTWTVNGQQRDRSLMRTGLYSSVLKLSSQDFNSLSSKIECSVEACYAADCNNITSSRVTSPAFRPEVMVTSRKSLAVKEGGPSQEIKIQATVPPVLFCLAAGKEGDCTVAVKASTESLERSPPTCSQGLEPSQVVFPEKEGSTDSCNVKLTEANWRSEISIPIQAAQDGVIDGNQRVQVSLTNRIDTVTDINTVKTVEVCVYICTLIAEFLVTS encoded by the exons ATGTACCTCACTGTATTTCGGGCTCTTACGATGACGGGTAACGCGTTAGTTTCCCGGGAGCCCTTGCTATTGGGGTTGTTATGCTTGCTTATTGCAGCGCCCAGCCTCTGTCAGGATAAAG AATGTAACCAATCGCTGGGTCTGGAATCAGGAGATGTAAAGAAAGAGCAGCTGAAGTCCTCGCCCATCCGGGCGGGCCTAGATGTAGAGTACGGGCGGTACAATTGCTGTGTGG aCAAACCTTTCGCCGCCTGGTGTCCGTCCAACTTGACGGTGGAGAACTGGTACGAGGTGTCGTTTGATGGCCCCCATAACGTCACCGGACTCCGGGTGCAGGTGCCCGTAAATAATGTCTCCACCCACGATCCCTACCTCACGGAATTCTCTGTCTTCCTGGAGCACGCATCGGACAAGCTGGGTAGTTTGCGACTGTTCCAGCACCCTGGGAATGACTCA ATTTTCCAAACAAGTCTCGTTGACAACGAGACAGAGTTCCAATGGCCTGGGCAGCTGGTAAGAAGAATCAGAATAGTGGTCAGAAATTACACGACCGAGCCTTGCTTCAGACTGGAGGTCCTCGGGTGTCCAATAGATGCTATAACGG aaaatgttGTCCCAGTTAAGATTCAGCCTCCCAAGCTGCGGTTCATGTACGTGGATATGTCTTCCATGTCTATGGAGTGTATGGTACAGGACAAGAAGGTGTACGGCGTTCGTTACTGGGTGACCTGGACTGTTAACGGTCAGCAAAGGGACAGATCTTTAATGAGGACCGGCCTATACAGCTCTGTGCTAAAGCTTTCATCCCAAGATTTCAATTCATTAAGTTCAAAG ATTGAGTGTTCTGTTGAGGCTTGCTATGCCGCAGACTGCAACAACATCACAAGTAGTAGAGTCACCAGCCCAGCTTTCAGACCAGAAGTCATG GTAACCAGCAGAAAGTCTTTGGCGGTCAAGGAAGGTGGTCCCTCCCAGGAGATCAAGATACAGGCCACTGTTCCCCCCGTACTGTTCTGTCTGGCCGCTGGCAAGGAGGGTGACTGTACGGTAGCTGTCAAGGCCAGCACTGAGTCATTGGAGAGAAGCCCGCCGACTTGTTCACAAG GATTGGAGCCATCCCAGGTTGTGTTCCCAGAGAAGGAAGGCTCAACAGATTCCTGTAATGTCAAACTGACCGAAGCAAACTGGAGAAGTGAAATCAGTATCCCGATCCAGGCAGCACAGGATGGCGTCATTGACGGAAATCAGCGGGTGCAAGTGTCACTGACAAACAGGATCGATACCGTCACTGACATCAACACTGTCAAAACTGTCGAGGTTTGTGTGTACATCTGTACTCTCATTGCTGAATTTTTAGTGACTAGCTGA